The DNA window TAAAACACTGTTTTAATTTATTGACTCCCTCACCGCCTTGCGTGGAGACTGACGGCTGTTGCTTCTTGTTTAGCCAGGGCTTATTGACGATGACTATCCGAAATCTCGCCGTGATCGGCGAATGCATGATCGAGCTGTCGCAACAGGGCGCGCAGCTGACGCGCGGCTTTGGCGGCGATACCCTCAACACCGCCGTCTACCTCGCCCGCCAAATGCCGGAAAAGGCATTGCGGGTGCATTACGTCACCGCACTCGGCACCGACAGTTTCAGCCGCGAGATGCTGAAGGCCTGGCGGCAAGAGAAGGTCGAGACCGGGCTGGTTCAGCAGTTGGAAAACAAACTGCCGGGCCTGTATATGATCGAAACCGACGCCGCCGGCGAACGCACCTTTTACTACTGGCGCAACGACGCCGCCGCCCGGTATTGGCTTGCGGGACCGCAGGCCGACGAGCTGTGCGCCCGGCTGGCGCAGTTCGATTACCTGTACCTCAGCGGCATTAGCCTGGCGATCCTCGCTCCCGCCGATCGTACCAAGCTGCTGGCGCTGCTGCGCCGCTGCCGCGCCAACGGCGGCAAGGTTATCTTTGACAACAACTACCGTCCGCGCCTGTGGCCAAGCCGTGAGGAAACGCAGCAGGCCTATCGCGAGGTGCTGGCCTGTACCGACATCGCTTTTCTGACGCTGGATGATGAAGAGTTGCTGTGGGGAGGGCAGCCGATCGAACGGGTGGTCGCACGCACGCAGGCGCTCGGCGTCGGCGAGATCGTGATCAAACGCGGTGCAGACGCGTGCCTGGTGTTCAGTGCAGAGGGGGAGCGGCTTGAGGTGCCGGCGATCGCGCTGCCGCCGGAGCGCGTAGTGGATACCACTGCGGCGGGCGACTCTTTCAGCGCCGGTTACCTGGCGCTACGCCTGAACGGCGGCAGCGCCCAACAGGCGGCGCAGCGCGGCCATCTGCTCGCCGCTGCGGTGATCCAACACCGTGGCGCCATCATTCCCGCAGCGACCATGCCAGCATGACCAATAAGGCGGCGGCGAGATTATCTCGCCGCCCTCGCACGTGATCCCAGAAGCATTGATAAGAGAATGAGTGAAAGAATTTCCCTGGCGTTGGCTTATTTTCGCCCATAGCTGTTAAGCTCGGGTCTTGGCATTGCCGCCTTTTTGAATTTATTAGCCGAGTATAAATTTCAATCCGCCGCACTGACTAGCTGGACTTTGGTGCAGGTCGGGCTGAACCGCCGAACGACAGGGAGGTTACCGATGGCCGTCGCATTCGCCAACGCCGTCGCCGCAAGACTGCATCTTGACGGCCAACTGCACGCCTTCAGCAGATTCAAATACGCTTATTTGACCTTCAACAAACACCATCCCGATCGCCATCTGCTGGTTTCGAGCTACCCGCAAGAATGGCTGAATATCTACAGCGCCAATCGCTATCAGCACATCGATCCCGTCGTCCGCGCCGCCCATGGCCGCTGCGCGCCCTTCATGTGGCATGACACCCCTCTCACCACCGAGGATCGGCATTACCGGAAGATCTTCAATCAGGCGCGGGAATACGACATCGTGCACGGTTGCAGCTTTGTTTTGCACGATCACGACAACAATCTGGCGATCTTGTCGATCAGCGCGACGGCGGCCGATGACGCCGAACTGCGACAGTTGATGGCAGACGAGCGGGCCAACCTGCAGATGGTCTTGGTCGATACCCACCAGCATGCGCTGGCGTTGGCCAGTGCCGAAACAAGCCGGACGGATCGGCTCTCGCCGCGCGAAGGAGAAATTCTCTATTGGGCCAGCCAGGGCAAAACCTACCATGAGATCGCGTTGATCCTGGGGATCAAAACCGGCACGGTGAAATTTCACATCGGCAATGTGGTGCGTAAGCTGGGGGTGACGAACGCCAAACACGCGATCCGGCGCGGTCTCGAGCAGCAGCTGATCGCGCCGCCGGAGGCATAAAAAAAGCCGGCATCTCAGCCGGCTTTTTGTGCTTCATCTTGCGGACAATCAGCCCGCAACGGCGATGCGTTTCATGTCGGTCATGTAACCGCGCAGTTTGCGGCCGACGGTTTCGATTGGGTGGCTGCGCACCGCTTCGTTCACGTCACGCAGCTGCGCATTGTCTACCGCCGTGCCCGCCGCGGCTTTACCCAAATCACCCGCCTGCAGGGTGGTCATAAAGTCCTTCAGCAGCGGCACCGCCGCGTTGGCGAACAGGTAGTTGCCGTACTCCGCGGTATCGGAGATGACCACGTTCATTTCATACAGACGTTTACGTGCAATGGTGTTGGCGATCAACGGCAGCTCATGCAGCGACTCGTAGTAAGCCGACTCTTCGATGATGCCCGCATCGACCATGGTTTCAAATGCCAGCTCAACGCCCGCTTTCACCATCGCCACCATCAGCACGCCGTGATCGAAGTACTCTTGCTCGCTGATCTTGCCTTCAAACTGCGGCGCATTCTCGAACGCGGTTTTACCGGTCTCTTCGCGCCAGGTCAGCAGTTTCACGTCGTCTTCCGCCCAGTCGGCCATCATGCCGCTGGAGAACGCGCCGGAAATGATGTCGTCCATGTGCTTCTGGAACAGCGGCGCCATGATGGTTTTCAGCTGTTCGGACAGCGCATAAGCGCGCAACTTGGCCGGGTTGGACAGGCGATCCATCATCAGCGTGATGCCGCCCTGCTTCAGCGCTTCGGTGATGGTTTCCCAGCCGAACTGAATCAGTTTCTCGGCGTAAGCCGGATCGGTACCTTCCGCCACCAGCTTGTCGAAGCACAGCAGCGAACCCGCCTGCAGCATGCCGCACAGAATGGTTTGTTCACCCATCAGGTCGGATTTCACTTCGGCAACGAAGGAAGACTCCAGCACGCCGGCGCGGTGGCCGCCGGTCGCCGCCGCCCAGGCCTTGGCGATCGCCATGCCTTCACCTTTCGGATCGTTTTCCGGGTGAACCGCAATCAGGGTCGGCACGCCGAAACCGCGTTTGTACTCTTCACGCACTTCGGTGCCCGGGCATTTCGGCGCGACCATCACTACGGTGATGTCTTTGCGCACCTGCTCACCCACTTCAACGATGTTGAAACCATGGGAGTAACCCAGCGCCGCGCCGTCTTTCATCAGCGGCTGCACCGCGCGCACCACGGAAGTGTGCTGCTTGTCCGGCGTCAGGTTGACCACCAGATCCGCCTGCGGGATCAGGTCTTCGTAGGTGCCGACCTTAAAGCCGTTTTCGGTCGCCTTGCGCCATGAAGCGCGTTTCTCGTCGATCGCTTCTTTGCGCAGGGCATAGGCGACATCCAGGCCGGAGTCGCGCATGTTCAGCCCCTGGTTCAGGCCCTGGGCGCCACAGCCGACAATCACCACTTTTTTACCTTTCAGGTAGCCGGCTTCGTCAGCAAATTCGTCGCGCGCCATAAAGCGGCATTTACCCAATTGCGCCAACTGCTGACGCAGGTTCAATGTGTTGAAATAGTTAGCCATGGTGGTACTCCGGTTTGATGTTGTCTTGCATTGTTATTTTCATTCCCCGCCCTGTCTGTGCGGAGATTCGTTAAACTCAATGTATAACAGGAAATGCGTTGCTTAAATTGATATATTGAGAACGTGATATTGCAATTTATGCAACACTCCAACTGCGAGCGTATCGATATGGATTTACGTGATTTAAAGCTGTTCCTGCATCTGGCCGAAAGCCATCACTTCGGGCGCACCGCCAAGGCGATGCACGTCAGCCCGTCGACGCTCTCCCGCCAGATCCAGCGGCTGGAAGAGATCCTCGGGCAGCCGCTGTTCCTGCGCGACAACCGCACCGTGCAGCTCACCGACGCCGGCGAACAGCTAAAAGAATTCGCCCAGCAAACGCTGCTGCAATATCAGCAGCTGAAGCACTCGCTCGGCCAGCACGGCCCGTCGCTGAGTGGCGAACTGCGGCTATTCTGCTCGGTGACCGCAGCGTACAGCCACCTGCCGCCGATCCTCGACCGCTTCCGCGCGCAGCACCCGCTGGTGGAGATCAAGCTGACCACCGGCGACGCCGCCGACGCGGTCGACAAGGTGCAGTCCAACGAGGCCGATCTCGGCATCGCCGGCCGGCCGGAAACGCTGCCCGCCAGCGTGGCGTTCACCAAAATCGGCGAAATTCCACTGGTGCTGATCGCGCCGGCGCTGCCCTGCGCGGTGCGCAGCCAGGCGTTCGCCGACAAGCCAGACTGGGCCGAGATCCCTTTCATCCTGCCGGAACACGGCCCTTCGCGAAAACGCATCGAGCTGTGGTTCCGCCGCCACCGCATCAGCAATCCGCTGATTTACGCCACCGTCGGCGGCCACGAAGCGATCGTGTCGATGGTGGCCCTGGGCTGCGGCATCGCGCTGATCCCGAGCGTGGTGGTGGACAACAGCCCGGAGCCGGTGCGCAACCGCATCTCGCAGTTGGATAACATCTCGATGGTCGAACCCTTCGAGCTGGGGGTTTGCGTCCAGAAAAAACGCCTGAGCGATCCGCTGATCGACGCCTTTTGGCGTCTGCTGCATCCCCGCTGACGCGAGGTTTACAGATCCGCCGGATCGATCTGCTTCATCGTCTCTACCTGCATCAGCCAGTGGTAGAGCGGCTCAAGCTGCAAAAATGCCCCGGCCAGCAGCGGCACCAGATCGGCGCTGAACAGCTTTTCCACTTCGCTGTCGGTCACCATCACCGCGAACGATTTGCGGTTGTACCAGGTGGCGATCTCTGCCGCCTGCTCCTTCACCAGCGGGCGCTTGTAGCTCTCTCCCACCAGCTCGAACGGCGGCCGGCAGCAGGCGGCTACCTCAAGGAAAGGCTGCGGCCGCTGCCTCAGCGTATGGCGGAACAGATCCATGGTCGGCTTGTTGGCGCTGTAGTAGCCGAGCCCATAGCGCAGCATGTCCGGCCCCAGTTCGAAAAAGTACACCGGCGCGTCTTTCCAGTCTTTGCTCGGGCGCTTGAACGTCAGCCACATGCGGCTGCGGTAGCGCGACTTGTCGTGAGAAAAGCGCGTATCGCGATGAATGCGCGACAGCGTTTTGCCGATCGCCGGGCGAGTCTCGAACTGCGGATCGATCGCCAACATGCCGGGAGCCAACTGCTCCACCAGCGCGCGGAACGGCGCCAGCAGCTCGCGATCGTAGATGTCGCGGTTACCGTCGAACCACGCCTTATCGTTTTCGATCCGCACCTGCTGCAGGAAATTCAAGCCCTGCTGGCTGAAGCCGGAGAAAGGTTGCGTCATAAGTTTTTCCGTTCTGACGGTTTATCGGGTGTTGCGCAGATCTTCCCTCTGCCAACGGCGTTTGATAAACACGCGCCGACGCGTGCGAAAATAAGCGACGTAGAGGTAGAACGCCGCCCGGTTGCTGGACAGCGCGCCGCCAACCGCGCCCCCCAGCAGCAAGGCACCGGTGGCGATGCCGGTCATCCCTGCGGCCCACGCCGCCGCGGCGCCGAGGCAACACAGGCCGAGCATGCCAAGGTAATATTGCAACAATACCACCCCGCTGTTTTTCCCCTGCACCAGCTGGAACAGGATCAGCGTCATCCACACCGCCACGATCGCGCCGCTGCCCATCAACACGGCGGCGGAGGTCTTGCCGCTCCAGGCGGCCGCCACATCCGTGGCCAGACCCATCACGCCCGCCAGCCCCAGCGTCAGGCATACCATCAGCAACATGACATTGCCGACGCCCGGCGGCGATAGCCGCTGGCCCGGCGTCAGGAAATGCTGTTCCAGCTGCGTATCTACGCCGGCGAACAGCGCACTATCACGCGCCGCGATTTGTTTTTCCATCTCCCGGCCATCTATCGCTAAGCGGGACAACCGGCCGGATAAACACACCGGACTCACCCCTGCAAAAAGAAGCGGAACGCCGGGTTGTCGGTTTCGTCGTGGCAATCGTAGCCCAGCGCCTGCAGGTGCCGCTCGAATTCCGGCTCGGATTGCGCCAGTTCGAAGGCCGCCAACACCCGGCCGAAGTCGGTGCCGTGGCTGCGGTAATGGAACAGCGAAATGTTCCAGTGCGCGCCCAGCGTCTGCAGGAACTTCAGCAGCGCGCCCGGCGACTCCGGAAACTCAAAGCTGTACAGCCGCTCGCGCAGCGGCTTCGACGGACGCCCGCCCACCATGTAGCGCACGTGCAGCTTGGCCATCTCGTCGTCCGACAGATCCACCACCTGATAACCGCCGGCGTTGAGCTCGTCGATGATCTCCCGCCGCTCGGCGTGGCCGCGCGTCAGACGCACGCCGACAAAGATGCAGGCGTTGTCGGCATCGGCGTAACGGTAGTTGAACTCGGTCACCGAGCGGCCACCCAGCAGCTGGCAAAACTTGAGGAAGCTGCCCTGCTGTTCCGGAATGGTCACCGCCAGCAGCGCTTCGCGTTGTTCGCCCAGTTCGCAACGTTCGGAAACGTAACGCAGGCCGTGGAAGTTGAGGTTGGCGCCGGACAGCACATGCGCCAGACGCTCGCCCTGAATGTTGTGCTGCTGGACGTACTTTTTCAGCCCCGCCAGCGCCAGCGCGCCGGAAGGTTCGGCAATCGCACGCACGTCCTCGAACAGATCTTTGACCGCCGCGCAGATGGCGTCGCTGTCCACGGTGATCACGTCGTCCAGATATTCACGGCACAGGCGGAAGGTTTCTTCGCCGATGCGCTTCACCGCCACGCCTTCGGCGAACAGCCCGACGCGCGCCAGATCCACCGGATGGCCGGCATCCAACGCCGCGCGCAGGCAGGCGGAGTCTTCCGCCTCGACGCCAATCACCTTGATCTGCGGCATCAGTTGCTTGATCAGCACCGCCACCCCGGCGGCCAGGCCGCCGCCGCCGACCGGCACGAAGACCCGATCCAGATGCGCGTCTTGCTGCAGCAGCTCCATCGCCAGCGTGCCCTGCCCGGCGATCACCGTCGGGTGATCGAACGGCGGCACGAAGGTCATGCCCTGTTGTTGGGAAAGCTCGATCGCCTTCGCTTTAGCCTCATCGAAATTGGCGCCGTGCAGCAGCACTTCGCCGCCGAAGCCGCGCACCGCATCCACCTTGATATCTGCGGTGGACACTGGCATTACGATCAGCGTTTTGATCCCCAGCCGTTTACCGGAGAAGGCAACGCCCTGCGCGTGGTTGCCGGCCGAAGCCGTCACGACGCCGCGCGCCTTCTGCTCTTCGTCCAGCCCGGCGATCATCGCATAGGCCCCGCGCAGCTTGAAGCTGTGCACCGGTTGGCGATCTTCGCGCTTCACCAAAATGGTGTTGCCGAGGCGCGAAGAGATTTTGCTCATGGCCTGCAACGGGGTGACCTGCGCCACCTCGTAGACCGGCGAGCGCAGCACCGCTCGCAGATATTCCGCGCCGCACGGGGCGCTGGGTAGGGGTTGAGAGACCGCCATGCGTTTATCCCCCCAGTTTGCTCTTGTCGCGCACAGCGCCTTTGTCGGCGCTGGTGGCCAACGAGGCGTAGGCGCGCAGCGCGAAGGACACCTGACGCTCACGGTTTTTTGGCGTCCAGGCCGCGTCGCCGCGCGCCAGTTCCGCCTCACGCCGCGCCGCCAGCTCCTGCTCGCTGACATCCAGCTGGATACCGCGATGAGGAATGTCGATCGCGATCATGTCGCCGTCCTGCACCAGGGCGATCAGGCCGCCGTTAGCTGCTTCCGGCGAGGCGTGGCCGATGGACAGCCCGGAGGTGCCGCCGGAGAAACGCCCGTCGGTGATCAGCGCGCACGCCTTGCCCAGCCCCATCGATTTCAGGTAGGTGGTTGGGTACAGCATTTCCTGCATGCCCGGCCCGCCTTTCGGCCCTTCGTAGCGGATCACCACCACGTCGCCCGCCACCACTTTACCGCCGAGGATCGCTTCTACCGCATCATCCTGGCTTTCGTACACCTTGGCCGGGCCGCGGAAGGTGAGGATTTCTTTGTCTACACCGGCGGTTTTGACGATACAGCCGTTTTCCGCCAGGTTGCCGTACAGCACCGCCAACCCACCGTCCTGACTGTAGGCGTGTTCACGGGTGCGGATGCAGCCTTCCTTGCGGTCGGTGTCCAGCGAATCCCAGCGGCAGTCCTGAGAGAATGCCTGCGTGGTGCGGATGCCGGCCGGCCCGGCGGAGTACATTTTCTTGACGCTTTCGTCGCGGGTCAGCATCACGTCGTAGGCTTCCAGCGTCTGCGGCAGGGTCAGCCCCAACACGTTGTTCACCTCACGGTTCAGCAAACCGGCGCGATCCAGCTCGCCGAGGATGCCGATCACCCCACCGGCGCGGTGCACGTCTTCCATGTGGTATTTCTGCGTGCTCGGCGCCACCTTGCACAGGTGCGGCACTTTGCGCGACAGGCGATCGATGTCCTCCATGGTGAAGTCCACCTCGCCTTCTTGCGCCGAAGCCAGCAGGTGCAGCACGGTGTTGGTCGAACCGCCCATGGCGATATCCAGCGTCATGGCGTTTTCAAACGCCGCCTTGTTGGCGATATTGCGCGGCAACGCGCTGGCGTCGTCCTGCTCGTAATAACGTTTGGTCAGCTCGACGATGCGTTTGCCGGCGTTGAGGAACAATTCCTTGCGATCGGCATGGGTGGCCAGCAGCGAGCCGTTGCCCGGCTGCGACAGGCCCAGTGCTTCGGTCAGGCAGTTCATCGAGTTGGCGGTGAACATGCCGGAGCAGGAACCACAGGTCGGGCAGGCGGAACGTTCTATCTGCTCGCTGTCGGCGTCGCTGACGTTCGGGTTGGCCCCCTGGATCATGGCGTCCACCAGATCCAGTTTGATGATCTGGTTGGAGAGTTTGGTCTTGCCGGCCTCCATCGGGCCGCCAGAGACGAAGATCACCGGAATGTTCAGGCGCAACGCCGCCATCAGCATGCCCGGGGTGATTTTGTCGCAGTTGGAGATGCACACCATCGCGTCGGCGCAGTGGGCGTTCACCATGTATTCAACCGAATCGGCGATCAGCTCGCGCGACGGCAGGGAATAGAGCATGCCGCCGTGGCCCATGGCGATGCCGTCATCCACCGCGATGGTGTTGAACTCTTTGGCCACGCCGCCGGAGGCTTCGATCTGTTCAGCAACCAGCTTGCCCAGATCGCGCAGATGCACGTGGCCCGGGACGAACTGGGTGAAGGAGTTGACCACGGCGATGATCGGCTTGCCGAAATCGGCGTCGGTCATCCCGGTCGCGCGCCACAAGGCGCGGGCACCCGCCATATTGCGGCCGTGGGTGGTGGTGGCGGAACGGTACTTAGGCATGCTCTTTTCACTCCAAATGTATTTATGACAGGCGGCGAACGAACCGCCTGGATATTCTTATCTTGTCTGTCTTGTCGTCCGCCACGCTGCGCGGCGAGCCTTGTCGTTAAGGGTTTACCGGATCCAGCCAGCCGTACTTGTCTTCCGTCTTGCCGGTGAACAGGCCGAAGAACGCCTCCTGAATCTGTTTGGTCACCGGGCCACGTTTACCGATACCGACCTGAATGCCGTCCACGCTGCGCACCGGCGTGATCTCCGCCGCGGTGCCGGACATGAACACTTCATCGGCCAGATACAGCGATTCGCGCGACAGCACCTGCTCGCGCACTTCGAAGCCCATGTCTTTCGCCAGCTTGATGATCGCATCGCGGGTGATGCCCGGCAGCGCCGACGAGGTGAACGGCGGGGTGTAGATCACGCCGTCTTTCACCTGGAACAGGTTCTCGCCCGCCCCTTCGGAAATGTAACCGTGCACGTCGAGCGCGATGCCTTCCTGATAGCCGTGGCGGCGCGCTTCGCTGCCCACCAGCAGGGAGGAGAGATAGTTGCCGCCGGCTTTGGCCGCGGTCGGGATGGTGTTCGGCGCCGCGCGGTGCCAAGAGGAGACCATCGCATCGATACCTTGCTCCAGCGCCTCTTCACCCAGGTACGCGCCCCAAGGAAACGCCGCGATAATCACGTCCGTTTTATAACCGGCCGGCGGGTTGACGCCCATGCCGACATCGCCGACGAACACCAGCGGGCGAATGTACGCGCTGACCAGGTTGTTCTTGCGCAGCGTGGCGCGGCAGGCTTCCATCAGCTCGTCGACGCTTTGCGAAACCGGCATGCGGTAGATTTTCGCCGAGTCGTGCAGACGCTGCATGTGCTCGCGATGGCGAAACACCACCGGCCCCAAGTGCGAGTCGTAGCAGCGCACGCCTTCAAATACCGACGTACCGTAATGCAGCGCGTGCGACATCACGTGCACTTTGGCCTCGGCCCAAGGAACCATCTCACCATTGAACCAAATGTAATCGGCTTTCTTTGTCATTGTTATTTATCCTTCTCGGCGCCTCAGGCGCGTATTTGTTGTGATGTTGGCTGCTGGATCTCGACGCAGGAGACGTCCATCAGCTTGCTTAATTGAGATGACAACAAGGCGACCGGACGCGGGCTGGCAACAGTCAATTCGATATTGATGCTGTCGGCGTTGGCCGGGGAAACCATATTCATAGCACAAACCTGAAAGCCGCGATGACGCACGATCCGCAATACGCGCTCTAACATTTCGGGGCGAAAACGCGCCTGGATCGAGAGTTGATGCTGCATCATGATATTTCCTCCAACATGGTTTCGTTGCCGGCGCCCGGCGGCACCAGCGGCCAGACGTTTTCGAGTTCGTCGATAGAGACCTGCAGCAGATAAGGGCCTTCGGTGTTGAACAGCGCCTCGAGCGCGCCCTCCACCTGATCCTTGCGGCTGATGCGCTGGCCGGGAATGCCGAAGGCGGCGGCCAGCATCAGGAAGTCGGGGTTATCGGACAGGTTGGTTTCGCTGTAGCGGCCATCGAAGAACAACTGCTGCCATTGACGCACCATCCCGAGGCGCTGGTTGTCCAGCAGCACGATTTTGAGCGGCAGCTGCTTGCGCTTGATGGTGCCCAATTCCTGCACGTTCATCATGAAGGAGCCATCGCCCGAGACGCAGATCACCGTATCTTGCGGGCGGGCAATCTGAGCGCCTACCGCGGCCGGCACGCCGAATCCCATGGTGCCGAGGCCGCTGGAGGTGATGAAATTCTCCGGGCGCTCGAACGTCATGTGCTGAGCGCTCCACATCTGGTGCTGACCGACGTCGGTGGTCACTACGCTGTTGGCCGGCTTGCGGTCAGACAGCTGGCGCAAGAACAGCGGCGCAAAGATCGGCTGGCCGGGGTGATCGTAGCGGCAGGCGTGCTCGGCTTTCAGCGCCGTTACCCGCTGCTGCCAGGCGGCGATGTTCAGCGGGCGCTGCAACGCCGGCAACAATGCTTTCAGATCGCCCTGCAGAGCCACATGCGCCTGGCGCAGTTTGCTCATCTCCGCCGGATCGATATCCATGTGGATCACTTTGGCATGCGGCGCGAAGGCGTTCAGTTTGCCGGTCACGCGATCATCGAAACGCGCGCCGACGGCGATCAGCAGATCGCACTCCTGCACCGCCAGGTTGGCGGCCTTGGCGCCATGCATGCCCAGCATGCCGAGGTACAGCGGATCTTGCGCATCCGGCGCGCCCAGCCCCTTCAGGGTGGCGACGTTCGGCATGCGGGTCACGGCGATGAACTCGCGCAGCGCCGGCACCGCCTGCGCCATGCCCACTCCGCCGCCGACGTACAGCATCGGTTTGTGCGCCTGCGCCAGCAGCTCGGCCGCCTCCGCCAACGCCGCCGCCGGAAACGCCGGCGCTTCATCGACCGGCATCAGGTGCGGATGCAAGTCGCCCTGCGCCAGCTGGATGTCTTTCGGGATATCGATCAGCACCGGGCCAGGGCGGCCGCCGGCGGCGATGGCGAACGCTTCCGCCATAATGCCCGGCAAGGCGTCCAGCGACTCCACCAGGAAACTGTGCTTGGTGCAGGCCAGAGACAGGCCGAGAACATCGATCTCCTGAAAGGCATCGGTGCCGATCAGCGCGGAACCCACCTGACCGGTGATGGCGACAACGGGAACGGAATCGAGCAGCGCATCAGCCAGGCCGGTGATCAGGTTAGTGGCGCCGGGGCCGGAAGTGGCGATGCAAACGCCGACGTTGCCGGTGGCGCGGGCGTAGCCGATGGCGGCCATGGCGGCGCCCTGTTCATGGCGGCACAGCAGGTGTTCCACACCACCGTCATACAGCGCATCGTACACCGGCATGATTGCCCCACCCGGATAGCCGAATACGGTATCCACTCCCTGCGCACGCAACGCTTGAACTACCCACTGAGCGCCATTCATAGTTATTTCCCCGCCTTACTTCGACAACCGCAGGATTTTGTTCTGTTTTTCATCTTCCGCCCCTTGCTCCACTTTTCTCTTGCCAATAAAAAACCCCCGGACCTGACGGTGCGGGGGTTCTCTTGCGATTCCGGCTTGTTTGCTAAGCCTTTCTTCGTCCAAGTGCAGCCCCGCACGGTGGGATAATAATCACCACCACGCTAATCACGACTAGGCTAATCACTTGGGCAAAGGCTTTCATAATGGGTTTGTTCACTGTGCTCATTCAGAACTAATGCTTACAGAGGTACCACAGCCGCGCGCGACATGACAACACTTTTTTTGCGTTATTATTCGGCGCAATCTGGTCATACCTCATGCGGATCGCCCGGATTTCATACGTTGGCGCGCATGCCCGGATTTTTCACCGCGCCGGTGATGGCCTTGCCGCGCGTATCCTTGCCGAAGAACACCAACAGGGCGATCGCTACCGCTACCGTGCCGGCGACGATCGCCATCGCCAGGCCGTAATTATGCCCATGATGCTCGGCGATGCTGGCTTGCAACGTGGCGTTGACCGAGGCGATCAGGTTGCCCAGCTGATACACGAACCCCGGCAGCACCGCGCGGGTGTTGGCCGGCACCAGCTCGGTCAGGTAGGTCGGCACTACGCCCCAGGCGCCTTGCACCATGAACTGCATCAGGAAAGCGCCGAGCCCCAACATCAGCGAACCGCTGGAAAACGCCCACAGCGGGATCACCGGCAATGCCAGCAGCGCGGCGATGATGATCGCTTTTTTCCGGCCGATTTTTTCCGACAACGAACCGAAGAATACGCCACCGATAATTGATGCGATATTGTAGCTAATGGCAATGATACTGACGGTTTTAGGATCGAAACCGTGCTGAACTTTCAGAAACACCGGATACAGATCCTGGGTGCCGTGGGAGAAGAAATTGAACGCCGCCATCAGCAACACCAGATAGCAGCACAGCTTCCAGTGGCTCTTCAGCACCGGCAGCAAGGCGGTGCTCTCTTTACGCTCACGTGCCGCCAGCCACACCGGCGACTCGTGCACGCAATAATAAATAAACGGCAGCAGCAGGATCGGTGCCGCGCCGATGACGAACATGCCGCGCCAGCCGACCGTTTCGAACAGCAGGCCATAGGCCACCGCCGCCAGCAAATAACCGAACGGATAACCGGCCTGGAAAATGCCCGACATCAGCCCGCGCGAGCGGTCCGGTATGGTTTCCATCGCCAATGACGACGCCACGCCCCAGATACCGCCCATCGCAACGCCGTACAGCACCCGC is part of the Serratia surfactantfaciens genome and encodes:
- a CDS encoding sugar kinase, with the protein product MTIRNLAVIGECMIELSQQGAQLTRGFGGDTLNTAVYLARQMPEKALRVHYVTALGTDSFSREMLKAWRQEKVETGLVQQLENKLPGLYMIETDAAGERTFYYWRNDAAARYWLAGPQADELCARLAQFDYLYLSGISLAILAPADRTKLLALLRRCRANGGKVIFDNNYRPRLWPSREETQQAYREVLACTDIAFLTLDDEELLWGGQPIERVVARTQALGVGEIVIKRGADACLVFSAEGERLEVPAIALPPERVVDTTAAGDSFSAGYLALRLNGGSAQQAAQRGHLLAAAVIQHRGAIIPAATMPA
- a CDS encoding LuxR family transcriptional regulator, yielding MAVAFANAVAARLHLDGQLHAFSRFKYAYLTFNKHHPDRHLLVSSYPQEWLNIYSANRYQHIDPVVRAAHGRCAPFMWHDTPLTTEDRHYRKIFNQAREYDIVHGCSFVLHDHDNNLAILSISATAADDAELRQLMADERANLQMVLVDTHQHALALASAETSRTDRLSPREGEILYWASQGKTYHEIALILGIKTGTVKFHIGNVVRKLGVTNAKHAIRRGLEQQLIAPPEA
- the ilvC gene encoding ketol-acid reductoisomerase; this translates as MANYFNTLNLRQQLAQLGKCRFMARDEFADEAGYLKGKKVVIVGCGAQGLNQGLNMRDSGLDVAYALRKEAIDEKRASWRKATENGFKVGTYEDLIPQADLVVNLTPDKQHTSVVRAVQPLMKDGAALGYSHGFNIVEVGEQVRKDITVVMVAPKCPGTEVREEYKRGFGVPTLIAVHPENDPKGEGMAIAKAWAAATGGHRAGVLESSFVAEVKSDLMGEQTILCGMLQAGSLLCFDKLVAEGTDPAYAEKLIQFGWETITEALKQGGITLMMDRLSNPAKLRAYALSEQLKTIMAPLFQKHMDDIISGAFSSGMMADWAEDDVKLLTWREETGKTAFENAPQFEGKISEQEYFDHGVLMVAMVKAGVELAFETMVDAGIIEESAYYESLHELPLIANTIARKRLYEMNVVISDTAEYGNYLFANAAVPLLKDFMTTLQAGDLGKAAAGTAVDNAQLRDVNEAVRSHPIETVGRKLRGYMTDMKRIAVAG
- the ilvY gene encoding HTH-type transcriptional activator IlvY, producing MDLRDLKLFLHLAESHHFGRTAKAMHVSPSTLSRQIQRLEEILGQPLFLRDNRTVQLTDAGEQLKEFAQQTLLQYQQLKHSLGQHGPSLSGELRLFCSVTAAYSHLPPILDRFRAQHPLVEIKLTTGDAADAVDKVQSNEADLGIAGRPETLPASVAFTKIGEIPLVLIAPALPCAVRSQAFADKPDWAEIPFILPEHGPSRKRIELWFRRHRISNPLIYATVGGHEAIVSMVALGCGIALIPSVVVDNSPEPVRNRISQLDNISMVEPFELGVCVQKKRLSDPLIDAFWRLLHPR
- a CDS encoding DUF2461 domain-containing protein, which gives rise to MTQPFSGFSQQGLNFLQQVRIENDKAWFDGNRDIYDRELLAPFRALVEQLAPGMLAIDPQFETRPAIGKTLSRIHRDTRFSHDKSRYRSRMWLTFKRPSKDWKDAPVYFFELGPDMLRYGLGYYSANKPTMDLFRHTLRQRPQPFLEVAACCRPPFELVGESYKRPLVKEQAAEIATWYNRKSFAVMVTDSEVEKLFSADLVPLLAGAFLQLEPLYHWLMQVETMKQIDPADL
- the ilvA gene encoding threonine ammonia-lyase, biosynthetic translates to MAVSQPLPSAPCGAEYLRAVLRSPVYEVAQVTPLQAMSKISSRLGNTILVKREDRQPVHSFKLRGAYAMIAGLDEEQKARGVVTASAGNHAQGVAFSGKRLGIKTLIVMPVSTADIKVDAVRGFGGEVLLHGANFDEAKAKAIELSQQQGMTFVPPFDHPTVIAGQGTLAMELLQQDAHLDRVFVPVGGGGLAAGVAVLIKQLMPQIKVIGVEAEDSACLRAALDAGHPVDLARVGLFAEGVAVKRIGEETFRLCREYLDDVITVDSDAICAAVKDLFEDVRAIAEPSGALALAGLKKYVQQHNIQGERLAHVLSGANLNFHGLRYVSERCELGEQREALLAVTIPEQQGSFLKFCQLLGGRSVTEFNYRYADADNACIFVGVRLTRGHAERREIIDELNAGGYQVVDLSDDEMAKLHVRYMVGGRPSKPLRERLYSFEFPESPGALLKFLQTLGAHWNISLFHYRSHGTDFGRVLAAFELAQSEPEFERHLQALGYDCHDETDNPAFRFFLQG